The Apibacter raozihei genome contains a region encoding:
- a CDS encoding T9SS type A sorting domain-containing protein: MNARIFSFSSFIIFLMLSSILPAQNISFRDSFLKEYLLISSPYNAIARNGLGNAIKIDSNGDGEISKEEALEVYSLVLSLESLLIPAERPDTRWIKNFTNLRSLTCYGSPYAKIKFDISELTQLTELYQYKVTMLYGQQPNLKILFTDQFPEHLTSEHLSFAPNLEILQCGDNQKSVTLTKLPALKELHLEGKNLSRIKLADLSALSLFHYSAKDDKNPSLYLENLPQITQLQLPTDSGIDSLVVKNLPNLRSLDIQVKSQQLMNVKNLVLEGLPQLASLTFTNRNATSQPEAPTTLAAISQETGLQEETLPNITDEKTEKIAVQIPAQSPENTPSKAIASTKSLSSVTPEPTFDPTPQKNISQLIEIDEIPTESLAKAPEVLTNPESLKETEPTTSAETQLAELLLDQEKELLISTAEKNVELPPVDKIQNDSFSEVFITVRNEEHKGKSNTEIQNSSVQKIILPEPENSEKIADSTDEIHVTDTFSNQEKELLTSTAEKNTELPPVDKIKDDSFSELLIPEKPVEQKVTMHTETKSDSSIIIHPNIVMDTLFINKNIAPAPFEIFDINDIKVLSGIFTNERAITLEALYEGEYTLVIYTSNGKIKESFIKN, translated from the coding sequence TCGCAACGGCCTAGGCAATGCTATAAAAATAGATAGTAATGGGGATGGTGAAATATCAAAAGAAGAAGCGTTAGAGGTATACAGCCTGGTATTATCATTAGAAAGTTTACTTATACCGGCGGAACGGCCGGATACCCGCTGGATTAAAAATTTCACTAATCTGCGCAGCCTAACCTGTTACGGTTCACCGTATGCTAAGATAAAGTTTGATATTTCCGAACTTACCCAGCTTACCGAACTTTACCAATATAAGGTAACTATGCTGTATGGACAACAACCTAATTTAAAAATCTTGTTTACCGACCAATTTCCTGAGCATTTAACTTCAGAGCATCTTAGCTTTGCACCTAATTTGGAGATACTACAATGCGGGGACAATCAAAAATCTGTAACTCTTACTAAGCTGCCTGCTTTAAAAGAGCTGCATCTGGAAGGTAAAAATCTATCGAGAATAAAACTGGCAGATTTATCGGCTCTGTCTCTTTTTCATTATTCAGCCAAAGACGATAAAAACCCTTCTCTCTATCTGGAAAATTTACCACAAATCACTCAATTGCAATTACCTACTGATTCAGGTATAGATAGTCTGGTGGTAAAAAACTTACCCAACCTTAGGTCTTTGGATATTCAGGTAAAATCTCAGCAGCTGATGAATGTTAAAAATTTAGTTTTGGAAGGTCTTCCCCAACTTGCCTCTCTTACTTTTACCAACCGCAATGCAACCAGCCAACCGGAAGCACCTACAACTCTCGCAGCCATATCCCAAGAAACAGGCCTGCAAGAAGAAACTTTACCTAATATAACGGATGAAAAAACCGAAAAAATTGCCGTTCAAATTCCTGCACAATCACCGGAAAATACCCCATCTAAAGCCATTGCGTCTACAAAAAGCCTTTCATCAGTTACTCCTGAACCAACGTTTGATCCTACTCCCCAAAAAAATATCTCCCAACTTATAGAAATTGATGAAATTCCCACTGAATCTTTGGCTAAAGCACCTGAAGTACTAACAAATCCGGAAAGCTTGAAGGAAACAGAACCTACCACCAGTGCGGAAACCCAACTGGCTGAGCTTCTCCTCGATCAGGAAAAAGAGTTGCTTATCTCAACTGCTGAAAAAAATGTTGAACTACCTCCGGTAGACAAGATACAAAATGATTCCTTTTCTGAGGTGTTTATTACTGTAAGAAACGAGGAACATAAAGGAAAAAGTAATACGGAAATACAGAACAGTTCTGTTCAAAAAATAATACTACCAGAACCGGAAAATTCTGAAAAAATCGCTGATTCTACTGATGAAATACATGTAACGGATACTTTTTCCAACCAAGAAAAAGAGTTACTTACCTCAACTGCAGAAAAAAATACTGAATTACCTCCGGTAGACAAGATAAAGGATGATTCCTTTTCGGAACTGTTAATTCCTGAAAAACCCGTAGAACAGAAAGTAACAATGCATACGGAAACAAAGAGCGATTCTTCTATTATAATACATCCAAATATAGTTATGGATACTTTGTTTATCAATAAAAATATAGCCCCTGCCCCATTCGAAATATTCGACATCAATGATATAAAAGTACTCTCAGGAATCTTTACCAACGAACGTGCCATTACTCTTGAGGCTCTATATGAAGGAGAGTATACCTTAGTTATTTATACCTCTAATGGAAAAATTAAAGAATCTTTTATAAAAAATTAA